One Microlunatus soli genomic window carries:
- a CDS encoding capsular polysaccharide synthesis protein — MQPGKFYTCSVDVVLSDPLTGPLAQSRLSIAAGAVIDGSTKWALASSDRAPNEPGRYRIMVRFRVPEEASEAWIRLICGMTANGGAVGWDRFQLTQTVGDIDYFDGDESDDRWYSYRWAGEPGASESVRTMIEPSKSWPGSDSWATPDRAVIAEIFAQIVARATHLAVDEAMVLGQYLDQVRAGEYADLSAAATLLISEAERMIATRREADVRSPASKIISKTNNQLVRLLTKPHSPILAELVGGRLSDQGAWAAAVDPLREAVDGDAGSTTRYRLAFALERTGQRAEIGKLVRSTAAAEAGAPFDVRRAAEIDVNRFAPRREVGEFLAEHLSEIRLRADHTARSGAGGLGEFPIFTYWGQGYHDAPPVVRACRRALERHNPPDQLHFIDDATLPYYADFPDSLMRGSVGQRALFSDALRVELLARYGGIWVDATCLTTAPLTESVTELAGSGFFAFNYVESRISSWFMVSRQGSRIVALLRAALLTWFEHRQDLIDYYLIHHLFEMLYRLEPGFAEEWDGGIRLGSRPPHALQVMMYEPLDSNELDRVLRSSFIHKLTHKLNRQHRDGFISSDSYLAAVIRGAGESPARSEQR; from the coding sequence ATGCAGCCGGGGAAGTTCTACACCTGTTCGGTGGATGTCGTGCTGAGCGATCCGTTGACCGGGCCACTGGCCCAGAGCCGCCTGTCCATTGCGGCGGGCGCTGTCATCGACGGCTCCACTAAATGGGCGTTGGCCAGTAGCGACCGGGCGCCGAATGAACCCGGTCGGTATCGGATCATGGTGCGCTTCCGGGTGCCCGAGGAGGCCTCGGAGGCGTGGATCCGGCTGATCTGTGGCATGACCGCGAACGGTGGTGCCGTCGGCTGGGATCGGTTCCAGTTGACTCAGACCGTCGGCGATATCGATTACTTCGATGGTGACGAATCGGACGACCGGTGGTACTCCTACCGATGGGCCGGCGAGCCCGGCGCCTCGGAGTCCGTTCGGACGATGATCGAACCGTCCAAGTCCTGGCCCGGGAGTGACAGTTGGGCCACCCCAGACCGCGCAGTGATTGCCGAGATCTTTGCACAGATCGTCGCTCGGGCGACCCATCTGGCCGTTGATGAGGCGATGGTCCTGGGGCAGTATCTGGATCAGGTGCGAGCCGGTGAGTACGCGGACCTGTCCGCGGCAGCGACGTTGTTGATCAGTGAGGCTGAACGGATGATCGCGACGCGGCGCGAAGCGGACGTCCGATCACCCGCGAGCAAGATCATCAGCAAGACGAACAATCAGCTTGTTCGCCTCCTGACCAAGCCGCATTCGCCGATTCTGGCCGAGCTCGTCGGCGGTCGCCTGTCCGATCAGGGTGCGTGGGCGGCGGCGGTCGACCCGCTGCGGGAGGCGGTTGACGGTGACGCCGGTTCCACGACCCGCTATCGACTGGCGTTCGCGCTGGAACGAACCGGTCAACGGGCGGAGATCGGCAAGCTGGTTCGATCGACGGCGGCGGCCGAGGCCGGCGCGCCGTTCGATGTCCGACGCGCGGCGGAGATCGATGTGAATCGGTTCGCCCCCCGACGGGAGGTCGGCGAATTCCTCGCCGAGCACCTGTCTGAGATCCGGTTGCGTGCCGATCACACCGCACGATCCGGTGCCGGAGGGCTCGGCGAATTCCCGATCTTCACCTACTGGGGGCAGGGCTACCACGATGCTCCGCCAGTTGTCCGGGCGTGCAGACGAGCCCTCGAACGCCACAACCCGCCCGATCAGCTGCATTTCATCGACGATGCGACATTGCCCTACTACGCCGACTTCCCCGATTCCCTGATGAGGGGGTCAGTGGGTCAGCGTGCGCTCTTCTCCGACGCGCTGCGGGTCGAGCTGCTGGCCCGGTACGGCGGGATCTGGGTCGATGCAACCTGTCTCACCACCGCGCCACTGACGGAGTCCGTGACCGAGTTGGCCGGCTCCGGCTTCTTCGCGTTCAACTATGTCGAGTCGCGGATCTCCAGCTGGTTCATGGTCAGCCGGCAGGGGTCTCGCATCGTTGCTCTGTTGCGCGCAGCGTTGCTGACCTGGTTCGAGCATCGGCAGGATCTGATCGACTACTACCTGATTCATCATCTGTTCGAGATGCTCTATCGTCTTGAGCCCGGATTCGCCGAGGAGTGGGACGGCGGGATCCGGCTGGGATCGCGGCCACCGCATGCGCTGCAGGTCATGATGTACGAGCCGCTCGACAGCAACGAGCTGGATCGGGTTCTGAGGTCATCGTTCATTCACAAGCTGACCCACAAGCTGAACCGGCAGCATCGGGACGGGTTCATCTCGTCCGACTCGTACTTGGCAGCTGTCATCCGCGGCGCCGGAGAATCCCCGGCTCGCAGTGAGCAACGGTGA
- a CDS encoding CDP-glycerol glycerophosphotransferase family protein has product MVDRVSTPAAGRSAATSTTEQISDPETAVTPAFGRGGHDALEPARRVRRWWNRRRAHHRLARLPAYRRHSHRQFDVLLHFPDLPVNLYQVRQWYGPLEYLSRQRSVAVLCYEPETAEIVRAETSLPVVLIRGAADLNHVRKVHRPKVILYPNQNYTNFGILGLNSCQHAFICHGESDKIYMASNWMKVFNYDLVAGPAAKDRLRRRLFDYDVDARTIEIGRPQIDVEYSAPIMPDRHRTTILYAPTWEGGRTSMRYGSVASHGIPMVESLLGDPSFRLIYRPHPRTGIAVAEHGACDLKIRQMIEAANAADPQAGHLIDNTAFGWHLTGADLMITDVSAVAYDWLTTAKPLVVTQPAEDSAVIDPTTFLADLPLLNADQAHDIVAVVRRALTDPEQIAKMRNWSAYYYGDTTPGASLNRFTQAVERMIAERDEWVHRKHPVPKELARIGRVVA; this is encoded by the coding sequence GTGGTCGACCGAGTATCGACGCCGGCGGCCGGCCGATCGGCTGCGACGTCGACGACCGAGCAGATCTCGGACCCGGAGACGGCGGTGACTCCTGCTTTCGGCCGCGGCGGTCACGACGCCCTTGAGCCTGCGCGTCGGGTCCGTAGATGGTGGAATCGTCGCCGTGCGCATCACCGCCTCGCTCGTTTGCCTGCCTACCGTCGGCACTCCCACCGCCAGTTCGATGTGTTGCTGCACTTCCCTGACCTACCGGTGAACCTCTACCAGGTGCGCCAGTGGTATGGGCCGCTGGAGTATCTGTCCAGGCAACGGTCGGTGGCGGTTCTGTGCTACGAGCCGGAGACGGCCGAGATTGTCCGTGCGGAGACGTCACTGCCGGTAGTGCTGATCCGTGGTGCGGCTGATCTGAACCACGTGCGGAAGGTACACCGGCCGAAAGTGATCCTGTATCCCAATCAGAATTACACCAACTTCGGCATCCTCGGTCTGAACAGTTGCCAGCATGCGTTCATCTGCCATGGCGAATCGGACAAGATCTACATGGCGTCGAATTGGATGAAGGTGTTCAACTACGATCTGGTCGCCGGTCCTGCGGCCAAGGACCGATTGCGACGGCGATTGTTCGACTATGACGTCGACGCCCGGACGATCGAGATCGGGCGTCCTCAGATCGATGTCGAGTACTCCGCGCCGATCATGCCGGACAGGCACCGCACGACGATCTTGTATGCCCCCACCTGGGAAGGGGGTCGCACGTCGATGCGCTATGGGTCGGTGGCAAGCCACGGCATCCCGATGGTTGAATCGTTGCTCGGTGATCCCAGCTTCCGGCTGATCTATCGCCCGCATCCGCGGACCGGAATCGCCGTCGCCGAGCACGGTGCATGCGACCTGAAGATCCGACAGATGATCGAAGCCGCCAATGCCGCGGATCCGCAGGCGGGGCATCTGATCGACAACACCGCCTTCGGGTGGCATCTGACCGGCGCGGACCTGATGATCACCGACGTCTCGGCGGTTGCTTACGATTGGCTGACCACCGCCAAACCGCTGGTCGTCACCCAGCCTGCGGAAGATTCGGCCGTCATCGACCCGACCACATTCCTGGCCGACCTGCCGCTGCTCAACGCCGATCAGGCGCACGACATCGTGGCGGTCGTGCGGCGTGCGTTGACCGATCCGGAACAGATCGCCAAGATGCGCAACTGGTCCGCCTACTACTACGGCGACACGACGCCGGGTGCCTCGCTGAATCGGTTTACGCAGGCCGTCGAACGGATGATCGCAGAGCGGGATGAGTGGGTACACCGCAAGCATCCGGTGCCGAAGGAACTGGCCCGGATCGGAAGGGTGGTCGCCTGA
- a CDS encoding sulfotransferase family protein gives MPGPERRLSSALRQLAVKGRPGARRYPEQQVVDASAAEHDSGAHRLETALSLAQTLVNELQHQRAETPSPASEHDLGYLFVVAYGRSGSTLLQGILNSIPGYDIHGENRDALHHLYLFHSTLDAQRQRNTRDYELTPTSSWYGIDRYDHARAMDDLRATVIDRMLRPAPHTRVVGFKEIRWWHKDWESYLDFLLNLFPGARFVFNTRSHEAVARSKWWGSSPDPRAELKRYESRMDDMAAHLGEAAYRVHYDSYVADPTVLTGLYDWLGESFDHESISAVMARKHSY, from the coding sequence TTGCCCGGCCCCGAGCGTCGACTCTCGTCCGCCCTCCGCCAGCTCGCTGTGAAAGGGCGTCCCGGAGCTCGGCGGTACCCCGAACAGCAAGTCGTCGATGCCTCGGCTGCGGAGCACGACTCGGGGGCGCACCGATTGGAGACGGCCCTGTCGCTAGCTCAAACGCTGGTCAACGAGCTGCAGCACCAGCGCGCCGAGACGCCGTCGCCGGCAAGCGAGCACGATCTCGGCTACCTGTTCGTCGTCGCGTACGGGCGGTCTGGCTCGACCCTGCTGCAGGGCATCCTGAACTCGATTCCCGGCTATGACATCCACGGAGAGAACAGAGATGCCCTGCACCATCTCTATCTGTTCCACTCGACCCTGGACGCTCAACGCCAACGGAACACCAGGGACTACGAGCTCACCCCTACCAGTTCGTGGTACGGCATCGATCGATACGACCATGCTCGCGCGATGGACGACCTCCGAGCCACTGTCATCGACAGGATGCTGCGTCCCGCCCCCCATACCAGGGTCGTCGGTTTCAAGGAGATCCGGTGGTGGCACAAGGACTGGGAGTCCTACCTCGACTTCCTCCTCAACTTGTTTCCCGGTGCTCGATTCGTCTTCAACACGCGATCCCACGAGGCCGTGGCTCGCAGCAAGTGGTGGGGTTCATCCCCCGACCCGCGGGCCGAACTCAAGCGGTACGAGTCGCGAATGGACGACATGGCAGCGCACCTGGGCGAGGCAGCCTATCGAGTTCACTATGACAGCTATGTCGCCGATCCCACGGTGTTGACAGGACTCTACGATTGGCTGGGCGAGTCGTTCGACCATGAGTCGATCAGCGCCGTCATGGCGCGGAAGCACTCCTATTGA
- a CDS encoding PrsW family intramembrane metalloprotease, giving the protein MPALTPKSVIEGRYRNRPTGGLIAGTIICGVCLLVVLAYDLLGAGPIHTVVGILLAVPSGLMVVGLLLLIDRLEPEPPTKMLFAFLWGAGVACLFALVINTAGIALIFTPQFGPKGGMMVGASIGAPIVEETLKGLVLLIFLWRSRDEIDGPTDGIIYAGMVGIGFAVVEDVNYYLQAMSTSGAALAFTFVLRGLLSPLCHPIFTSMTGLGITYAANHRGGRGVLAVLAGWVGAMLLHATWNFSSSFGFGGLAVAYGILLVVIVILIVLLVRDRRRVVGLIRRYLPAYHATGSVTPADVAMLSTLRERSQARRWAAGRFGKIGKRAMADYQLAATELALLHSHAESRTVDPRRYAFRQDTLVRLMVDAHNVFAPRRG; this is encoded by the coding sequence GTGCCAGCACTGACTCCGAAATCCGTGATCGAGGGACGTTACCGCAACCGACCGACCGGTGGTCTGATCGCCGGGACGATCATCTGCGGCGTCTGCCTGTTGGTCGTGTTGGCCTACGACCTGCTCGGTGCCGGTCCGATCCACACGGTGGTCGGCATTCTGCTCGCCGTGCCGTCCGGGCTGATGGTGGTCGGACTGCTGTTGCTGATCGACCGGCTGGAACCCGAACCGCCGACCAAGATGCTGTTCGCCTTCCTCTGGGGTGCCGGGGTCGCCTGTCTGTTCGCGCTGGTGATCAACACGGCCGGCATCGCGTTGATCTTCACCCCGCAGTTCGGTCCGAAGGGCGGGATGATGGTCGGCGCGTCGATCGGTGCGCCGATCGTGGAGGAGACGCTGAAGGGCCTGGTGTTGCTGATCTTCCTGTGGCGCAGCCGCGACGAGATCGACGGCCCGACCGACGGCATCATCTATGCGGGCATGGTCGGCATCGGTTTCGCCGTCGTGGAGGACGTCAACTACTACCTGCAGGCGATGTCGACCTCGGGTGCGGCGCTGGCGTTCACCTTCGTGCTGCGTGGTCTGCTGTCGCCGCTGTGCCACCCGATCTTCACCTCGATGACCGGGCTGGGTATCACCTATGCGGCCAACCACCGTGGCGGTCGGGGAGTACTTGCGGTGCTGGCCGGCTGGGTCGGAGCGATGTTGCTGCACGCGACCTGGAACTTTTCCAGCAGCTTCGGATTCGGTGGGCTGGCCGTGGCCTACGGCATCCTGCTGGTGGTGATCGTGATCCTGATCGTGCTGCTGGTCCGGGATCGTCGTCGAGTCGTCGGGCTGATCCGGCGTTATCTACCGGCCTACCACGCGACCGGCAGCGTCACCCCGGCCGACGTCGCGATGCTGAGCACACTGCGGGAGCGGTCACAGGCTCGGCGGTGGGCGGCCGGCCGTTTCGGCAAGATCGGCAAGCGAGCGATGGCCGACTACCAACTCGCCGCTACCGAGCTGGCGTTGTTGCACTCCCACGCCGAGAGCCGGACCGTCGACCCCCGCCGCTACGCGTTCCGTCAGGACACGCTGGTGCGCCTGATGGTGGACGCGCACAACGTCTTCGCACCTCGCCGCGGCTAG
- a CDS encoding bifunctional glycosyltransferase/CDP-glycerol:glycerophosphate glycerophosphotransferase, translated as MTRSITARASRSPGQLLPSVRRHLAGKYREHVHPALRATLRRARARRSEQQSALVSIVIPIYNVEEYLDECLTSVIEQTYRNLEIIVVDDGSPDGSYEIAKSYTRWDPRIRIIRQPNRGLGAARNTGIADAHGRYLCFADSDDTLPQDAIARMVESLGRTGSDFAVGAPIRMADGRTWSSGWVKDVHAVDRPRLTLDEFPEILKDVFAWNKLFRADFFHRVVGAFPEDIRYEDQEATAKAYVAGTFDVLAAPVYYWRLRGDGTSITQQKSDPADLHDRLIVKNQVSEVISNGASKQTHDVWLAKAIGFDLRSYFEQIPRTDEAFFQQLRDGVRALNSRMTPDIWRLVPIIDRIPARAVLAGNRDDAITAVTQREEYGWFVPGDLRDGAAYLGRRYLEEMQLERDDALLRLADADVKVMAKATSVWWHDHFLRVEGHAYLSNLAYDPDVMTTRMELVSENEIRVPLKVRNRRDERLDLETKDSWNSHAESGFAVDIDPTELPIGATDPWRVEITVTAGKISRTAVLRDCDIRGIGGTRPVAPAHGNVRWMAGFEDDNFFSLRHTTELESPVSELTVGSRGVTITVADAEARSLRLTCRSLRRTVEIAGSPVKVDGKKSGHVRFTVSLPELVDGDKLSVEHVWSIRAHGGQREPRRLTYPGNADQLHQASPEHRQLRATMTRAGTLRIAQNRWWAVADDVSVEDETVTVTGRIGAPGASGLQARMVGDSQIIAADKIKLDGSAESFAVRFPFNLDGRIPSTRHGFSVRLSVWLDGRRQERWLKVSDGLQHRFPADADSRRFGVTMTRTKKAAGLWLRFRPRYATPERGRLAQRRLHEHYRLPSSAGGGLTTELRDAVLFESFNGRNVGDSVLAIYHELLSRNSTMKFFWSVSDLTTPVPEGATPLLVHTQEWMDVLHNARYLVNNSNFPFYYRKRPGQTYIQTWHGTPLKKIGNDVPGANLSLSYRQLMRREPHYWDSLLAQNDFAATTLPRAFGYAGPVVTQGYPRNDMLTGPDAQLRRKQVRLNLGLTDENSVVLYAPTWRDNVSVSTGYALVSHLDFAKMRKAIGQQTSILLRGHANTAHQASAAPEGVTDVTRYPDINDLLLASDVLITDYSSVMFDYAVTGKPMLFLTPDIDEYRNVTRGFYLDFEKIAPGPLCRTNDDLIAALRDLPGTTEAFRERYRRFAADFTARDDGNATRRVVDTIWGPAVSG; from the coding sequence GTGACACGTAGCATCACCGCGCGAGCTTCAAGGAGTCCGGGCCAGTTGTTGCCATCAGTCCGCAGACACCTCGCCGGGAAGTATCGCGAGCACGTCCATCCCGCGTTGAGGGCAACGCTCCGCCGAGCTCGGGCGCGGCGTTCGGAGCAGCAGAGCGCGCTGGTCAGCATCGTCATCCCCATCTACAACGTCGAGGAGTACCTCGACGAATGCCTCACCTCGGTCATCGAACAGACCTACCGCAATTTGGAGATCATCGTCGTCGACGACGGGTCTCCGGACGGCTCGTACGAGATCGCGAAGTCCTACACCCGATGGGACCCGCGGATCCGCATCATCCGGCAACCGAACCGCGGACTGGGCGCGGCGCGTAACACAGGCATCGCCGACGCGCACGGCCGCTACCTCTGTTTCGCCGATTCCGATGACACGCTCCCCCAGGATGCGATCGCCAGAATGGTGGAGTCACTGGGCCGCACAGGTTCCGATTTTGCCGTCGGAGCGCCGATCCGGATGGCCGACGGGAGGACCTGGAGTTCAGGATGGGTGAAGGACGTGCACGCGGTCGACAGACCGCGCCTCACGCTCGACGAATTCCCCGAGATCCTGAAGGACGTCTTTGCCTGGAACAAGCTGTTCCGCGCCGACTTCTTCCACCGCGTCGTCGGCGCGTTCCCTGAGGACATCCGGTACGAAGACCAGGAAGCGACGGCGAAGGCCTACGTCGCCGGCACGTTCGATGTCCTGGCGGCACCGGTGTACTACTGGCGCCTCCGCGGCGACGGCACCTCGATCACCCAACAGAAGTCTGATCCGGCCGACCTTCACGACCGACTGATCGTGAAGAACCAGGTATCGGAAGTGATCTCCAACGGTGCCAGCAAGCAGACCCACGACGTGTGGTTGGCCAAGGCGATCGGCTTCGACCTGCGCTCCTACTTCGAGCAGATCCCGCGGACAGATGAAGCGTTCTTCCAGCAGTTGAGAGACGGCGTGAGGGCCCTCAACAGTCGGATGACGCCCGACATCTGGCGACTCGTTCCGATCATCGATCGGATCCCCGCGCGAGCTGTGTTGGCCGGGAATCGCGACGACGCCATCACAGCGGTGACGCAGCGTGAAGAGTATGGCTGGTTCGTCCCGGGTGATCTCCGCGACGGCGCCGCATACCTCGGCCGACGCTATCTGGAGGAGATGCAGCTCGAGCGGGACGACGCCTTGCTGCGCTTGGCCGATGCCGATGTGAAGGTGATGGCCAAGGCGACCTCGGTCTGGTGGCACGATCACTTCTTGCGCGTCGAGGGCCACGCCTACCTCAGCAATCTGGCCTATGACCCCGACGTGATGACGACCAGGATGGAGTTGGTGTCCGAGAACGAAATACGGGTCCCGCTGAAGGTTCGGAATCGACGAGACGAGCGACTCGACCTCGAGACCAAGGACTCCTGGAACAGCCACGCCGAGAGCGGCTTCGCCGTTGACATCGACCCGACCGAACTGCCGATCGGTGCCACCGACCCGTGGCGGGTCGAGATCACGGTCACCGCAGGAAAGATCAGCCGGACCGCCGTGTTGCGCGATTGCGACATCCGGGGAATCGGCGGCACGCGTCCAGTGGCACCTGCCCACGGCAACGTGCGTTGGATGGCCGGGTTCGAGGACGACAACTTCTTCTCCCTTCGCCACACCACCGAGCTCGAATCACCGGTCTCCGAGCTCACCGTCGGGTCCCGCGGCGTCACGATCACGGTCGCCGACGCCGAGGCTCGGTCGCTGCGACTGACCTGCCGATCGCTGCGGCGGACCGTTGAGATCGCCGGCAGCCCGGTGAAGGTGGATGGCAAGAAGAGCGGCCACGTCCGTTTCACGGTTTCGTTGCCGGAGCTGGTCGACGGCGACAAACTCTCGGTGGAGCATGTTTGGTCCATTCGCGCCCACGGCGGACAGCGGGAACCACGACGCCTGACATATCCCGGCAATGCCGACCAGCTTCATCAGGCATCGCCAGAGCACCGGCAGCTACGCGCAACGATGACGCGGGCCGGTACGCTGCGCATCGCCCAGAACCGTTGGTGGGCGGTCGCAGACGACGTCAGCGTCGAGGACGAGACGGTCACGGTCACCGGGCGGATCGGCGCTCCGGGCGCTAGCGGTCTGCAGGCCAGGATGGTCGGCGACAGCCAGATCATCGCGGCTGACAAAATCAAGCTCGACGGCTCTGCCGAGAGCTTCGCAGTGCGCTTTCCGTTCAACCTCGACGGTCGCATCCCCAGCACCAGGCACGGATTCAGTGTGCGGCTCTCGGTCTGGCTCGACGGCCGCCGCCAGGAGCGGTGGCTGAAGGTCTCCGACGGCCTCCAACACCGGTTCCCCGCAGACGCCGACAGTCGCCGGTTCGGTGTCACCATGACCCGGACGAAGAAGGCGGCCGGGCTCTGGCTACGGTTCCGGCCGCGGTACGCCACACCGGAACGGGGCCGGCTGGCACAGCGCCGATTGCACGAGCATTATCGGCTTCCCAGCTCTGCCGGGGGTGGGCTGACCACCGAACTTCGCGACGCCGTTCTGTTTGAGAGCTTCAACGGGCGCAATGTCGGCGACTCCGTCTTGGCGATCTATCACGAATTGCTCTCCCGCAACTCCACGATGAAGTTCTTCTGGTCAGTGTCGGATCTGACGACGCCTGTCCCAGAGGGAGCGACGCCGCTCCTGGTGCATACCCAGGAGTGGATGGACGTCTTGCACAATGCACGGTATCTGGTGAATAACAGCAACTTCCCATTCTATTACCGCAAGCGTCCGGGACAAACCTACATCCAGACCTGGCACGGTACGCCGCTGAAGAAGATCGGAAACGATGTCCCCGGCGCGAACCTCTCCCTGTCCTATCGCCAACTGATGCGCCGGGAGCCACATTATTGGGATTCCCTCCTGGCCCAGAACGACTTCGCTGCCACCACGCTGCCAAGGGCATTCGGCTACGCCGGGCCGGTTGTGACTCAGGGTTACCCACGTAATGACATGTTGACCGGGCCCGATGCCCAACTGCGCCGCAAACAGGTTCGCTTGAACCTGGGACTCACCGACGAGAACTCGGTAGTGCTGTATGCACCGACGTGGCGGGACAACGTGTCGGTCAGCACCGGCTACGCGCTCGTATCGCACCTGGACTTCGCGAAGATGCGCAAGGCGATCGGTCAGCAGACCAGCATCCTGCTCCGTGGCCATGCCAACACGGCTCATCAAGCAAGCGCGGCCCCGGAGGGCGTCACGGACGTGACCCGTTACCCGGACATCAATGATCTTCTGTTGGCATCCGATGTCCTGATCACCGACTATTCCTCGGTGATGTTCGACTATGCGGTTACCGGCAAACCCATGCTCTTCCTGACACCCGACATCGACGAGTACCGTAATGTCACGCGCGGGTTCTATCTGGATTTCGAGAAGATCGCTCCCGGACCCCTATGCCGGACCAATGACGATCTGATTGCAGCGCTACGAGACCTGCCGGGAACGACCGAGGCCTTCCGGGAGCGCTATCGACGGTTCGCCGCCGACTTCACAGCTCGAGACGATGGCAACGCGACCCGCCGAGTTGTCGACACCATCTGGGGGCCGGCTGTTTCCGGCTGA
- a CDS encoding class I SAM-dependent methyltransferase, translated as MPRPPFWPKRPSKPSSAPAYVNASRVQLRRAMERFAAETPSGSRVLDAGAGTSPYRRLFRRHHYEASDFAQLPKKYAPLDYVCDITAIPTEDDRFDRVICNQVLEHVPEPAQAIRELYRVLKPGGLIFCSAPLFYAEHQRPYDFYRYTQFALRRLFTEAGFEIASIERLEGVFGTTAYQFQQMWLFLPRTVDDLRQLNVGGRIVYLAPFVLGTRWMAGHLRKLYSAAEVRWKYVGHGMPKNWVVIARKPNPVLDERATIRRRSADESGRS; from the coding sequence ATGCCGCGTCCACCATTCTGGCCGAAACGACCGTCCAAACCCTCGTCGGCACCGGCCTACGTGAACGCAAGCCGGGTGCAACTGCGGCGAGCCATGGAGCGGTTCGCCGCAGAAACACCTAGTGGTTCGAGGGTGTTGGATGCCGGCGCCGGGACCTCGCCCTACAGGCGCCTGTTCCGCCGGCACCATTACGAAGCTTCCGACTTCGCCCAATTGCCCAAGAAGTATGCGCCGTTGGACTACGTCTGCGACATCACTGCCATACCAACCGAGGACGACCGGTTCGACCGCGTCATCTGCAATCAGGTCCTGGAGCACGTCCCAGAGCCCGCCCAGGCGATTCGAGAGTTGTATCGAGTGCTGAAGCCGGGCGGATTGATCTTCTGCTCCGCACCACTCTTCTACGCCGAGCATCAGCGTCCGTACGATTTCTATCGCTATACCCAATTCGCCCTGCGACGACTCTTCACCGAGGCCGGCTTCGAGATCGCCTCGATCGAGCGTCTGGAGGGTGTCTTCGGCACCACCGCCTACCAGTTCCAACAGATGTGGCTGTTCCTGCCCCGGACCGTCGACGACCTCAGGCAACTGAACGTGGGCGGTCGCATCGTCTACCTCGCCCCATTCGTGCTCGGTACTCGGTGGATGGCGGGCCATCTGCGGAAGCTGTACTCGGCCGCCGAGGTCCGCTGGAAGTACGTCGGGCACGGCATGCCGAAGAACTGGGTGGTGATCGCACGGAAGCCGAATCCGGTACTCGACGAACGCGCTACGATCCGTCGACGATCGGCCGACGAAAGCGGTCGATCCTGA